A region of the Aphelocoma coerulescens isolate FSJ_1873_10779 chromosome 7, UR_Acoe_1.0, whole genome shotgun sequence genome:
TGGGGATAAGTGgggaaacagcaaagaaaattaagagtCCTCATGTTAAAATAGTGATTTTTACATACAGATTTCAGATGTCAGAGAGCGTAAGGGAGAAATTGTTTATAAACCCATTAGTGTAGGAATCTTGGCAGAAATCTTGCAAAAACCGTTCGTTATTAGCCATGCTTAAGGCCTTTTAAAACTATGAAAGTTCTCAGTATTTTCCAATCCAGGATTCATACAATAGATTGACTTGCTGGCATTCAGCAGTCTGTATTACCAAGGTCAATGGAAAGAAATCAATGCCTCATACCTTCCTCCACCTCAGTTGAATGTCTTGTACTGGACTAAACAGCACATTTATCAGAAAAATATCAGTGTACTTTGAACTCATTGATGCATTAGTGTTGTTAGAGCCATTCATCATTccattccatttccatttccaatgACTATTTGACCCACTGTCATCCTTGGGAGACGTATGCCTGTAAAACACTTTCTGCTCTCATCTTACAGCATAAACATGTTTGTCTGAGGGTAGGCaggcttttggtttggttttttccctaagGAAAATTCAGCTCCATGGTGGCTAAAATGAACTGGGTACTAGCAGTCCTTCACAGATTTAAATCAAAAATATTGAGCTGAAAGAATTATGTAATGCAGTCCTGAAAGGGTTATGTAAAAGCAGTCCTGTTCAGCTGTGTGCTTGGTGTTTAGTGTTGGTGTTGATGTCACCTCCTTTTTTCCATCCCTGAGAAGAAGAACCAGtaaagagtctgatggctgtgGAAGTGAAACCTGCTGCTCTTCCTGGGAAGCAAGTGGGGAAAGAGCACAGGCCCCTTAAGCCTTCGGACCAGGCAAAGGGTGAGGGTCAGTCTGATTCTGGTTCAGTGTGTCATGAAGACAAAGTGCcaagtgtggcattcagcagggAGAGTGTGACCTTTGTGGCGGGAGCACTCCTGAAAGACATACCCCCTTCCTTGGCTGAGGAAGGTGTGTACTCCTTAGATTTGCATGTGTTTGCTGCCAGCAAATCCTTCTCTGGCTTTCTCCAGTGCTTTCCAAGGctgcttcattttctgtttttttcccatttattgGTATGACTGCTCTTGTTATTATGCTTGAAGAGTGTGTTGTGGATAATATGACTGTGTAGGTGCTGTATGACAACATGGTTTCCCACCGCTGCAGCTGATTCCTGATTTTTTACTTTGCCATGATAAAATATGCTTTGCAGCTAAGCTTATTCCTCTGTGTAAGCCTTCTTACCCCATCTCAGATGTGTTTGCCAGTCACATTGCTAatctatgttttttttttttttctttttggtgcaGAGGTTCGTCTGCATTTATTTCAAACAGCAGATTTACTGCCTTTGACTATGAGATAAAGATGCTTAAACTGTAGAAATGTTTCCATTTGCAGTGtgcaggttttttgtttggttggtttgggttttttgtgtatGCTTCAGTGCTTTCTGGTTTAGCTTCCTTAGAGCTATTGTTTCTTATATCATACCCTTGTCATCCATTCAATCCACCCCTCCTCTCCTCAGTCATTGCTAGAACtcttattttttgtgtgtgtcacCTTATTACAAATGGTTAACCCTGCTGGAGTGCCCTTCTTAGGCAAAATCTCTATCACTTCCCCTGGGACATTTCCTTTGAAATGAAGGTTAGGATTGGGTGCACTGGGTGAAGTTTTGACTTAGTCTCTGAGCAAAATATCTACTGCAGTCATCTTTCAGTACATAAGAACTAGgcttcagtatttttcttttaatggtaTTTTTCTTCAGCCAGGGAAACAAGGTGCAAAGACACCTTGTGTGGAGTAGTGATATACCCACTCCCTACCTAGGTAAGGAATCTTGCATTTAGGAGGCTTGTGTTCTGGATGGCCCAGCTGAAGAACACTGAATTCCTTTGGCAGTCAGAATATGTTTTGATGCTGTTGGTATTGCTCACTTGCACTACAGTAAAAGACACAGTAGGATACATGGAGAAAAGCAGTATCTAGCtatttaatttctgtgaaaCGAGGATGACATCAGCCCAATGGCCATGCTTTATACTTCATAGGGTTTGCAAGTAAGTCACCAAATGTAAAAACATAAAGGAGCAAAATTACTGTAGTTGTAGATTTCTAGTTTGATTACCTTTAGAGTTTAGAATGGCAGTTGCTTTTTTGACTCAGTATTAAtatatgcaaatatttaaagaatGTGCAATACTTTGATACTAATTGTTCTGAAAACAGTCAGATTCATCAGAGCAAAAAGATAGCTCCATGGATTTCAAATCAGATCTGAGGAAATTCAGAGTTGACTCAATGCTAGTTGTAACAAGCTTTAGAAAAAACTCATAAAACCTTTTTTACAGATTAGTGCAGAAAGATATGCCACATTCTGCAgtctttttcttcatgttttccatTATGGGAAGATTTCAATGAGATAGGAATCATTATCTTCCACAGGACATTAAAAAAAGATCAAACTATTAATGATTAACAGAgtaggcattaaaaaaaaaacgtAACTAGGTATTACTCTCTGAAAATATAGTGGCAGAGTATAAGAGTAGCCTTTTTAGTTTCAAATTAACTTAATAAGGGCCTGATCTAGAGTCCCAGAAACATGCCAAGTATTCTTTGACTTCAGCTACAGCTGTAGGTGACTGGCCATTTTGAACACCAGACCTTCAAGATCTGGGACTGTTAATAGGTCTGTTGCTGATTTCCACATGCTGGTTTCGTGACAGCGGTGAGATTTTGGTCATTTGACAAAGAGCGAGTGTTAAAAGTTGTTACAGTTAAAAAGACAGCCTCTTCTGAAACTTGCAAAACCCTTTGCATGCATTATCTCTTTAGGCTGCATGtagaataaaaatgtaaaaaatacatAGAAATGTATAACTATGTATGTTTTAAGTATCAGCAACACACAAATGTACTATTGATTCCTTTAAAGTTGCAGACTTTATTAACACAAAACTAACATAAGAGGTCCAGCAAAGCTTCTAATGAAGTGAGGTTATTTGTGGCTTTGCTGTTGTATATGCAAATCACGAAGACGAAGAATTTACATGAAATCATCTCATTTCAGTGCTTACATTTATATGTGTACAACTCACATTTTCCCTATAAAACCTTATATATTGAAAGGAAACTAGTATTTAACACTTTAAAGCAGATTTCTAGGCGGATGGCCTTGCTGCATGCTCACATCTTTCTCCCTTTCCATTCCATCATTCATACCAAAATGTTGTAAGCCACATGACTGCCTGCCTGTAAGTGCTTTAAATAATTTTGCtataaaacccaaacaaactacTTCAGATTTATTTGCAGCCACGAAGATGGAATTCCATGTCCAGGAGGGCACACGCCCTTTTGCAGCAGAACCATTAGACACAAAGCAACATGACTCTGGGAAAGACAGTAAGACTGTTGAGCAACCTAAATATGATGCCTTAGTTCCACAGTCAGCAAAAgcggaggctgcagataaaaaggattcagagagcaaagacaaagaaaaaatgctttcaCCTCCATCAGAATGGATCTTGAAAACTGATTCACAGAAGAAAGGGGAAGCCAGTTTTGCAGAACCTGCTGCTAAGCCTCCTGCTCCTCAAGAACAAAAGCACTTGTCATCTCAACTGCCTGAAGAGAGCAGGATGGAAGAAAGGACTGTAGGTATGCCCTCATCAACCAATCAAGCTATGGCTATCAAATTTCAAGAAAACCTCAAAGATGTCAAAGGTGGTGCCATCAGCCATGGTGAAAGTTCTCTATTGCTACCAGAACCCAAGGCAGAAGCAGCCAAAAGTGAACTTCCTGCAGGCCCATCTCTTGCTCTCCCCCAGGAGCTTTCACTCAAAGACCGTTTCAAAACACACCAGGAACCCGCTGACCAACTGTTTGCCAAAGATCTCACTACAAATGAACAGATCCACAAAGACCGGACATTATCTCTACAAGAAGTCTCAGCAGTAACTGTAGATAGCTTGAAAACTCcaagcaccccaaaaatccctccatgGGGGGAGGAAAAGGACATGACTAAGGATGAGAGCGATGAGGAAGAAAGGTATGACTTCTATGATAAAGGGGAGGCTCAAATGTTAGATAATGGTAAATTTACCACAAAACCTGAAGTTAAGACAGGTTCCCTAGACAAAACAGACTTTCAAAAGGATGGTGAAGCTAAAAAGTCACCTGATactctgaaagcagaaaaagaaatggaccAAAGTGagctctcagcagcagcagatgtgaAAAGGGAGGCGCAGCAAAGCACACAGGTACCCCCAGCTAAGTTAAGCCATGAACTGACCCTTGATAAAACAGTAGAGCACCCTGATAGCACTCAGTTATCCAGAGTAACAGAGAAAGTTCCTGAGGTACCAGGTTTAACCACTGAGAAGACTCCTACTCTTGAAGCTTCTCAAGAGACAGATGTTAAAGAAGATACTGCTGAGGATAAGACAAGTGTTTCAGCTCCTCATCAACTGAAAGAAGAGGAGGATCAATCAGGAATGTCGAAGTATTTTGAAACCTCTGCTCTGAAGGAGGAAGCATTTAAAGCAGATGGTCTGAAACAAAGCAGTGATTACTATGAGCTAAGTGACACTAAAGAGAGTAAATATGAGCCTTATCAGAGAGGTCGTCTAATACCTGAatatgaagaggaggaggaagaggaagaattaCAGACAGAATTGAATCAGCAGCAGAATGTGCATACTCATGAAATGGGGTACAGTACCCTGGCTCAGAGCTATACACCAGACACATCTGAAGAACCTAGTTCCCCAACAGAAAGAATGTTCACTATTGACCCCAAAGTCTATGGGGATAAGAGAGAACTTCACAGTAAAAACAAAGATGACCTAACTCTGAGCAGGAGCTTGGGACTTGGGGGGAGATCTGCAATTGAACAGAGAAGTATGTCTATTAACTTGCCCATGTCCTGCCTGGATTCAATAGCCCTAGGATTTAGTTTTGGTCGTGCACATGATCTTTCTCCCCTTGCTTCAGATATTCTAACAAACACTAGTGGAAGTATGGATGAAGGTGATGACTACTTGCCAGCAACCACACCAGCACTGGAGAAGGCCCCCTGCTTCCCCATTGAGAGTAGAGAGGAAGATGATAAGCACATGGTAGAAGAAAAAGCCCAGCCTGAGACCTTGGCTGAACCATCTTTCCAGGCCAAAGATGACTACAAAAATGGGGCTGTCCTGGCTCCTGACCTGCCTGAAATGTTAGATTTGGCAGGGACAAGATCTAGATTAGCCTCTGTGAGTGCAGATGCTGAGGTGGCACAGAAGAAGTCAGTTCCTTCTGACAGTATTGTGgaagacagcagcacagccctgccacctgtAACAAATGAAAACCACGTAATTCTGAAAGCTGAAAGTCAGCTGGAAGACTTGGGCTACTGTGTTTTCAATAAGTACACAGTACCACTCCCTTCTCCAGTTCAGGACAGTGAGAATTTAACGAGTGAAACCTGTCCCTTCTATGAAGGCACAGATGAAAAACTGAGACATGGCCTCACTCCTGACCTGTCTTTAATAGAAGTgaagctggcagctgctgaaaaATCAGAAGACTTCCTCAGTGAAAAAGACTTAGGTCAGCATGTTGAGCCCATTCTGGTGAGGGACTTTgagcaggagaaaaaggagaaactgGATACTGTGCTAGAAAAAAGTGAAGATCAAGTTGACTCTAAAGAGGTCTGTTCCATTAAAGGAGCAGAACCAGAGATGACAAGAGCTGAGGCAATgttagaaaggaaagaagaaagtgtGGCTAGTAAAGTTTGTTTACCTGCCGATACCATGTATGACAGAATTTCTGCTTCAGAGATAGCAATAGAAAAGgattctgtttgtttgttgatggagaaggagaaggctcTTAGTGTTGTTCCTGAAATAGCTGAGATAGAAGCTCCAGTTAAACCAGATTACAATGCTATTAAGCATGATATGGAGGTGGCTGCAAGGAGAGCTGACCAAGAATATCAGAATAAGTTAGACGCAAAGACTAGTGAGGTTGTTTCTCTTCCTTTAGGGAAGGACAAAGCCTCTCTTAAAAGAGCAGAGCCTGAACCCAAAGACACTCAGCAGAAAGAGGAGACCACCTTCTCCAGAGAAGCAGAGGATGCAGATGTACTTTCCAGGACTGAGCCTAGTTATGTGAAGGACAGCACCAAACTGtcagaaacagaaattaaggaaaaagTAGCTAAGCCAGATCTGGTACACCAAGAAGCAGTTGATAAAGAGGAGTCTTATGAATCTAGTGGAGAACATGATCAAGCCCAAGAAAGTTTGAATGGAGAATCTGTGAAACCAGAGGATATCAAAGCAGAACATCCAAAACCTGCCATGTCTGGGGAAGAGATGCCTGCACAGTTACCAGCAAAGGGGATTTCTGTGGAACTCCTCTTTCCAAAAGCTGAGCCTCTTCGGGAGGAGCCTGCTGAGATTCAGATGGAGAGCATACCACAACCTGTAGAGGAAGTTGAAGAGATTCTTGATAGAGCTGTGAAACCTATGGAAACCCaaaagctgctgccatgtgagctggcagctggagccctgaaaggggaagaatatgaggaagaagaggtggAAGCAGGGCAAGAAGCAAAAGAAGAGGATAAACAGCATCTTGTTTCAGAAATGCCCCCAGACTTTGGCAAGCCTGCTACTGAAGAAATGGGAGCCAAGGGTAGCCCAGAAGCACTGCCTGAATTGAAAGGCATTATTGAATCAGTGGTGACAGTGGAGGATGACTTTATCACAGTGGTGCAGACAACAGTTGATGAGGGTGAATCTGCTTCTCACAGTGTGCGCTTTGCTGCTACTCAGCAGGAGGACATCGAAACAGGAGACTCCCAGGCTGAAGAGGAGCTTGATGTTGAAGAAGTGGAAGTTGAGCCCAAGGAAGGCTCCCAAGAGGCTCCTGCTTCACCCCAAAGAGAAGAAATCCTGCTCACTAACTACAAAACGGAGACATGTGATGACTACAAAGATGAAACAACAATTGATGACTCCATCATGGACACAGACAGTCTCTGGGCAGACACTCAAGGTGTGCATTATCCTTTCTGTTTTGTCTGTTGAATATTTTTGCTTCCAAATCATAATGattgaaaagcaaaattattacAGTTATAAAAGTAATCTCAGCATGTTtcagaaaaatggtaaaaattaaattttaatttaatcatCTGCTCTGTCTTCAACTACTTTTCCCCTGCTCCTCCTAAGTATTGTTAACATTTGTTACTAatcttttctttgttgttgtaATTTGCTCTGATCCTACAGATGATGATAGGAGCATCATGACTGAACAGTTAGAGAGTGTTCCTaaagaggaggaagcagagagagAATTGCGAAGATCATCTCTTGATAAGCATAAAAAAGAGAAACCTTTTAAAACTGGGAGAGGCAGGATTTCCACTCCTGAAAGGAAAATAGCTAAAAAGGAACCTAGCACACTCTCCAGAGATGaagtgagaaggaaaaaaggttcATTTAACACTCctattacaatttttttttaaattttcttactGTTTTACAGTATCTGGTTACTCTGTTATACGTGATGTGCACCATAACGTTATTAACGGTAGTGGTTTCTAATGAGATATTGTGCAATTATGTGAGAAGCCATGTGCAAGGCTCACTGCTCCACTGGTCCTATTTCATTGTAGGCATCCCCACTGATCACTGGGTAATGCATCTGAACCAATGCACCAGTGCTCCCCCTCTTCCAGCGTAGGATTTGTTCCTATGAAGAAGCAACGCGTTGGGTTGGAGTTGTGGAGCAGTGGGCCTGACACTTGATGTATTAATCATATGAAATGGTttgctgaggtttttttctgactctgtttttgtgttctttttgtCCATAGCAGTGTATAAGAAAGCTGAACTTGCTAAAAAAACTGAAGTTCAGGCCCACTCTCCCTCCAGGAAAATCATTTTAAAACCTGCTATCAAATATACTAGACCAACTCATCTCTCCTGTGTTAAACGGAAGCAGACAGGTGACTGCATTCTGTTCAGTTATGCAATGTGGCTGGCAAACatagacattttcttttttaaatttcatagcTATATCagcttctctattttttttttcctccaagagTGTCAGTCTTCACAAATAGTATTGCTTTTTTAGTGTTTTGtaccatttttcttttattctttctttcctggtatttgtttatttatttgatgGAGGCTATGATCACGTATGCTTGTCATTGCTTGGGCCTCCAAGCGCTGTGGTTGTAACTTGGCATCGTGCTTAGAGTGTGGTGTTCTAGGAATCTCTACTcatctttttttgtttattttttaaaaagttttttttaaatgatgctttatttttttttctggtgagaAATGTTGGCAACTTAAACCATGGTATGCATTTCCATTATTCTGCTTTTTTACTCTCATGCATAATAAGAAGTGTTTCAGACTTACATTTTGTTTATTGATGATATCTGTATAGACAATTCCCAGTCTGTCACTGATGTTTATGCTGTACAGTCAAAATCCACAGGGAGAATCCAGCTACATGCAGCATGGAGCTGCGAGAGAAGAAATCTGGGCTCACGCTGCGAAATGCATTCCTAACAAAAATCTTAATATTTGGTAGAGGAagatgaaaggaagaaagaaattacGCCTGTTACGACTTGATGGGGGTATCATTATTTAGAGGACCAAAATAACTCTTCCAGCATTTTCACATATCATTCATGGTTCTTGTGAGTTCAGAGTGGAAGGATGAATATCTTGACTTTCACTGtgatcttaaaaaaataattgctaaAAGAGGCCAGCTTTTCTGTCGTGTCACATAGCCACAGGCTGTAGTGTGGTTGTTTGGAACTAAGGCTATTAAGAGAAAAGCCATGCACAGAAATGCAGAAGTGCATAGGCATCTTCTCACAGCTTAGAAATCAACAGGAAGATTCATTACCTGTCATATGGTTAAGCAAAGCAATACTAGAAGTGTCCCTAGGCAGTCATTCTCCTGCAGTTTTGCACCTGTCACTCCTGTTGTAAATGTAGACCCAATGTCAGCAGGGAGGTCTGACCGGTGAAAATGCAGTAAGAGGATGGTTACATGAGAGCAGGTTTAGTATCGTGCCTCTGCTGTATGAAGTGCAGATTGTATCCTGGCTGTGTTCCATTAGGACACCAGAACCCATCCCAGAACCCAATCCCATCACCTTGCTCCTGTGATGAATCTCATCCTTTTACTTACCCCTCTCAGGAGAAATGGAACCAGGAAAGGAAAGGCTGGTTCAGTCCCCTCTGTATTGCACTGATGGCTCATCCTCAGTTTGCAGTCTCTGGGCTGTCCTAACTTGCACTCTGGACCAGAATTACCCAAGAGGGAggaatttttaaagtaattaaaacAGTTCTTGCTATCTCTTGCTGCTTGCTGAAGCACAGCTTGATAGCTCAGAAGTTACAACCTATAATTCACGTATTCTTTCAAAAGCCTCA
Encoded here:
- the MAP2 gene encoding microtubule-associated protein 2 isoform X9, producing the protein MAEDRKDEAKAPHWTSEEVSARIVQVVTAEAVAVLKGEQEKEAQHKDQPGSLPLAVEESANLPPSPPPSPASEQTGVLEEDLFAATKMEFHVQEGTRPFAAEPLDTKQHDSGKDSKTVEQPKYDALVPQSAKAEAADKKDSESKDKEKMLSPPSEWILKTDSQKKGEASFAEPAAKPPAPQEQKHLSSQLPEESRMEERTVGMPSSTNQAMAIKFQENLKDVKGGAISHGESSLLLPEPKAEAAKSELPAGPSLALPQELSLKDRFKTHQEPADQLFAKDLTTNEQIHKDRTLSLQEVSAVTVDSLKTPSTPKIPPWGEEKDMTKDESDEEERYDFYDKGEAQMLDNGKFTTKPEVKTGSLDKTDFQKDGEAKKSPDTLKAEKEMDQSELSAAADVKREAQQSTQVPPAKLSHELTLDKTVEHPDSTQLSRVTEKVPEVPGLTTEKTPTLEASQETDVKEDTAEDKTSVSAPHQLKEEEDQSGMSKYFETSALKEEAFKADGLKQSSDYYELSDTKESKYEPYQRGRLIPEYEEEEEEEELQTELNQQQNVHTHEMGYSTLAQSYTPDTSEEPSSPTERMFTIDPKVYGDKRELHSKNKDDLTLSRSLGLGGRSAIEQRSMSINLPMSCLDSIALGFSFGRAHDLSPLASDILTNTSGSMDEGDDYLPATTPALEKAPCFPIESREEDDKHMVEEKAQPETLAEPSFQAKDDYKNGAVLAPDLPEMLDLAGTRSRLASVSADAEVAQKKSVPSDSIVEDSSTALPPVTNENHVILKAESQLEDLGYCVFNKYTVPLPSPVQDSENLTSETCPFYEGTDEKLRHGLTPDLSLIEVKLAAAEKSEDFLSEKDLGQHVEPILVRDFEQEKKEKLDTVLEKSEDQVDSKEVCSIKGAEPEMTRAEAMLERKEESVASKVCLPADTMYDRISASEIAIEKDSVCLLMEKEKALSVVPEIAEIEAPVKPDYNAIKHDMEVAARRADQEYQNKLDAKTSEVVSLPLGKDKASLKRAEPEPKDTQQKEETTFSREAEDADVLSRTEPSYVKDSTKLSETEIKEKVAKPDLVHQEAVDKEESYESSGEHDQAQESLNGESVKPEDIKAEHPKPAMSGEEMPAQLPAKGISVELLFPKAEPLREEPAEIQMESIPQPVEEVEEILDRAVKPMETQKLLPCELAAGALKGEEYEEEEVEAGQEAKEEDKQHLVSEMPPDFGKPATEEMGAKGSPEALPELKGIIESVVTVEDDFITVVQTTVDEGESASHSVRFAATQQEDIETGDSQAEEELDVEEVEVEPKEGSQEAPASPQREEILLTNYKTETCDDYKDETTIDDSIMDTDSLWADTQDDDRSIMTEQLESVPKEEEAERELRRSSLDKHKKEKPFKTGRGRISTPERKIAKKEPSTLSRDEVRRKKAVYKKAELAKKTEVQAHSPSRKIILKPAIKYTRPTHLSCVKRKQTAAGGETNQAPAVFKQAKEKLSTASLSKIPASKSRAKSLLPPRPSSACSLTTKRATFLNTDSYFVRPSSAGPRDSKSDAKDGVSKSPEKRSSLPRPSSILPPRRGVSGDRDREENSLSLTTSLSSSVRRTTRSEPIRSRTGKSGTSTPTTPGSTAITPGTPPSYASRTPGTPGTPSYSRTPHTPGTPKSAILVPTEKKVAIIRTPPKSPATPKQLRVINQPLPDLKNVRSKIGSTDNIKYQPKGGQVRILNKKIDFSDIQSRCGSRDNIKHSAGGGNVQIVTKKIDLSHVTSKCGSLKNIHHKPGGGRVKIESVKLDFKEKAQAKVGSLENAHHVPGGGNVKIDSQKLNFREHAKARVDHGAEIITQSPGRSSMASPRRLSNVSSSGSINLLESPQLATLAEDVTAALAKQGL
- the MAP2 gene encoding microtubule-associated protein 2 isoform X14 encodes the protein MAEDRKDEAKAPHWTSGQLTEASSHTHSPEIKDQGGASAGLVRSANGFSYQEDEELRLGSHEQPVTYAQTKENGINGELSSGNRETAEEVSARIVQVVTAEAVAVLKGEQEKEAQHKDQPGSLPLAVEESANLPPSPPPSPASEQTGVLEEDLFAATKMEFHVQEGTRPFAAEPLDTKQHDSGKDSKTVEQPKYDALVPQSAKAEAADKKDSESKDKEKMLSPPSEWILKTDSQKKGEASFAEPAAKPPAPQEQKHLSSQLPEESRMEERTVGMPSSTNQAMAIKFQENLKDVKGGAISHGESSLLLPEPKAEAAKSELPAGPSLALPQELSLKDRFKTHQEPADQLFAKDLTTNEQIHKDRTLSLQEVSAVTVDSLKTPSTPKIPPWGEEKDMTKDESDEEERYDFYDKGEAQMLDNGKFTTKPEVKTGSLDKTDFQKDGEAKKSPDTLKAEKEMDQSELSAAADVKREAQQSTQVPPAKLSHELTLDKTVEHPDSTQLSRVTEKVPEVPGLTTEKTPTLEASQETDVKEDTAEDKTSVSAPHQLKEEEDQSGMSKYFETSALKEEAFKADGLKQSSDYYELSDTKESKYEPYQRGRLIPEYEEEEEEEELQTELNQQQNVHTHEMGYSTLAQSYTPDTSEEPSSPTERMFTIDPKVYGDKRELHSKNKDDLTLSRSLGLGGRSAIEQRSMSINLPMSCLDSIALGFSFGRAHDLSPLASDILTNTSGSMDEGDDYLPATTPALEKAPCFPIESREEDDKHMVEEKAQPETLAEPSFQAKDDYKNGAVLAPDLPEMLDLAGTRSRLASVSADAEVAQKKSVPSDSIVEDSSTALPPVTNENHVILKAESQLEDLGYCVFNKYTVPLPSPVQDSENLTSETCPFYEGTDEKLRHGLTPDLSLIEVKLAAAEKSEDFLSEKDLGQHVEPILVRDFEQEKKEKLDTVLEKSEDQVDSKEVCSIKGAEPEMTRAEAMLERKEESVASKVCLPADTMYDRISASEIAIEKDSVCLLMEKEKALSVVPEIAEIEAPVKPDYNAIKHDMEVAARRADQEYQNKLDAKTSEVVSLPLGKDKASLKRAEPEPKDTQQKEETTFSREAEDADVLSRTEPSYVKDSTKLSETEIKEKVAKPDLVHQEAVDKEESYESSGEHDQAQESLNGESVKPEDIKAEHPKPAMSGEEMPAQLPAKGISVELLFPKAEPLREEPAEIQMESIPQPVEEVEEILDRAVKPMETQKLLPCELAAGALKGEEYEEEEVEAGQEAKEEDKQHLVSEMPPDFGKPATEEMGAKGSPEALPELKGIIESVVTVEDDFITVVQTTVDEGESASHSVRFAATQQEDIETGDSQAEEELDVEEVEVEPKEGSQEAPASPQREEILLTNYKTETCDDYKDETTIDDSIMDTDSLWADTQDDDRSIMTEQLESVPKEEEAERELRRSSLDKHKKEKPFKTGRGRISTPERKIAKKEPSTLSRDEVRRKKAVYKKAELAKKTEVQAHSPSRKIILKPAIKYTRPTHLSCVKRKQTAAGGETNQAPAVFKQAKEKLSTASLSKIPASKSRAKSLLPPRPSSACSLTTKRATFLNTDSYFVRPSSAGPRDSKSDAKDGVSKSPEKRSSLPRPSSILPPRRGVSGDRDREENSLSLTTSLSSSVRRTTRSEPIRSRTGKSGTSTPTTPGSTAITPGTPPSYASRTPGTPGTPSYSRTPHTPGTPKSAILVPTEKKVAIIRTPPKSPATPKQLRVINQPLPDLKNVRSKIGSTDNIKYQPKGGQDQ
- the MAP2 gene encoding microtubule-associated protein 2 isoform X12; amino-acid sequence: MAEDRKDEAKAPHWTSGQLTEASSHTHSPEIKDQGGASAGLVRSANGFSYQEDEELRLGSHEQPVTYAQTKENGINGELSSGNRETAEEVSARIVQVVTAEAVAVLKGEQEKEAQHKDQPGSLPLAVEESANLPPSPPPSPASEQTGVLEEDLFAATKMEFHVQEGTRPFAAEPLDTKQHDSGKDSKTVEQPKYDALVPQSAKAEAADKKDSESKDKEKMLSPPSEWILKTDSQKKGEASFAEPAAKPPAPQEQKHLSSQLPEESRMEERTVGMPSSTNQAMAIKFQENLKDVKGGAISHGESSLLLPEPKAEAAKSELPAGPSLALPQELSLKDRFKTHQEPADQLFAKDLTTNEQIHKDRTLSLQEVSAVTVDSLKTPSTPKIPPWGEEKDMTKDESDEEERYDFYDKGEAQMLDNGKFTTKPEVKTGSLDKTDFQKDGEAKKSPDTLKAEKEMDQSELSAAADVKREAQQSTQVPPAKLSHELTLDKTVEHPDSTQLSRVTEKVPEVPGLTTEKTPTLEASQETDVKEDTAEDKTSVSAPHQLKEEEDQSGMSKYFETSALKEEAFKADGLKQSSDYYELSDTKESKYEPYQRGRLIPEYEEEEEEEELQTELNQQQNVHTHEMGYSTLAQSYTPDTSEEPSSPTERMFTIDPKVYGDKRELHSKNKDDLTLSRSLGLGGRSAIEQRSMSINLPMSCLDSIALGFSFGRAHDLSPLASDILTNTSGSMDEGDDYLPATTPALEKAPCFPIESREEDDKHMVEEKAQPETLAEPSFQAKDDYKNGAVLAPDLPEMLDLAGTRSRLASVSADAEVAQKKSVPSDSIVEDSSTALPPVTNENHVILKAESQLEDLGYCVFNKYTVPLPSPVQDSENLTSETCPFYEGTDEKLRHGLTPDLSLIEVKLAAAEKSEDFLSEKDLGQHVEPILVRDFEQEKKEKLDTVLEKSEDQVDSKEVCSIKGAEPEMTRAEAMLERKEESVASKVCLPADTMYDRISASEIAIEKDSVCLLMEKEKALSVVPEIAEIEAPVKPDYNAIKHDMEVAARRADQEYQNKLDAKTSEVVSLPLGKDKASLKRAEPEPKDTQQKEETTFSREAEDADVLSRTEPSYVKDSTKLSETEIKEKVAKPDLVHQEAVDKEESYESSGEHDQAQESLNGESVKPEDIKAEHPKPAMSGEEMPAQLPAKGISVELLFPKAEPLREEPAEIQMESIPQPVEEVEEILDRAVKPMETQKLLPCELAAGALKGEEYEEEEVEAGQEAKEEDKQHLVSEMPPDFGKPATEEMGAKGSPEALPELKGIIESVVTVEDDFITVVQTTVDEGESASHSVRFAATQQEDIETGDSQAEEELDVEEVEVEPKEGSQEAPASPQREEILLTNYKTETCDDYKDETTIDDSIMDTDSLWADTQDDDRSIMTEQLESVPKEEEAERELRRSSLDKHKKEKPFKTGRGRISTPERKIAKKEPSTLSRDEVRRKKAVYKKAELAKKTEVQAHSPSRKIILKPAIKYTRPTHLSCVKRKQTAAGGETNQAPAVFKQAKEKLSTASLSKIPASKSRAKSLLPPRPSSACSLTTKRATFLNTDSYFVRPSSAGPRDSKSDAKDGVSKSPEKRSSLPRPSSILPPRRGVSGDRDREENSLSLTTSLSSSVRRTTRSEPIRSRTGKSGTSTPTTPGSTAITPGTPPSYASRTPGTPGTPSYSRTPHTPGTPKSAILVPTEKKVAIIRTPPKSPATPKQLRVINQPLPDLKNVRSKIGSTDNIKYQPKGGQPWARTSVDVTQQSFIKVNGAAQTRITCISFKMPLITVTARHLEGSKMTHRKMKYRSHAEE